In the genome of Flavivirga spongiicola, one region contains:
- a CDS encoding YeeE/YedE family protein, with protein sequence MEYILNAWSWYISGPLIAVVMALLLYFGKTFGMSSNLRTMCSIMGAGKTTSFFKFNWKDQIWNLIVVLGAIIGGFIATQYLSNDSLTDLNPTTITELQNMGFENSGATLVPNEMYSMEALTSPKGLLLLVLGGLLVGFGTRYAGGCTSGHAITGLSSLQRPSLIAVIGFFIGGLIMTNFILPLIF encoded by the coding sequence ATGGAATACATTTTAAACGCTTGGTCATGGTATATATCAGGACCACTAATCGCCGTTGTTATGGCATTATTACTCTATTTTGGTAAGACATTTGGTATGTCTTCTAACCTTAGAACCATGTGCTCAATCATGGGGGCTGGAAAAACGACATCCTTTTTTAAATTTAATTGGAAAGACCAAATATGGAACTTAATTGTTGTGCTTGGTGCCATTATTGGTGGTTTCATAGCAACACAATATTTATCAAACGATAGCTTAACCGATTTAAATCCAACTACCATTACCGAACTTCAAAATATGGGGTTTGAAAATTCTGGAGCCACATTAGTTCCTAATGAAATGTATAGTATGGAGGCATTAACCTCTCCTAAAGGATTACTTCTTTTAGTTTTAGGCGGTTTATTGGTTGGTTTTGGTACGCGCTATGCTGGTGGTTGCACTTCTGGACATGCTATAACCGGGCTTAGCAGCTTACAAAGACCATCACTAATAGCTGTTATAGGCTTTTTTATTGGTGGATTAATAATGACTAATTTTATTTTACCCCTAATTTTTTAA
- a CDS encoding DUF6691 family protein, which yields MKYLKFLLVGIFFGIVLVKSEAVSWYRIYEMFRFQSFHMYGIIGTAIASGILFLQISKRGTIKSLKGADIFVPKKEKGFSRYIIGGTLFGFGWALIGACPGPMYILLGTGVYSMVIVIAAAILGTYIYGAIKDKLPH from the coding sequence ATGAAATATCTAAAATTTTTATTAGTTGGCATTTTCTTCGGAATTGTTTTAGTAAAATCTGAAGCCGTTTCATGGTATAGAATATACGAAATGTTCAGATTTCAATCATTTCATATGTATGGCATTATAGGTACAGCCATTGCTTCAGGAATCTTATTTCTTCAAATTTCAAAAAGAGGAACTATAAAGAGCCTTAAAGGAGCTGATATTTTTGTTCCTAAAAAAGAAAAAGGATTTTCAAGATACATCATTGGAGGGACGCTTTTCGGATTTGGTTGGGCACTTATTGGTGCATGCCCAGGCCCTATGTACATCCTATTAGGTACAGGTGTATATAGCATGGTTATTGTAATTGCCGCTGCCATTTTAGGTACATATATTTATGGGGCTATAAAAGATAAACTTCCTCATTAA
- a CDS encoding Crp/Fnr family transcriptional regulator, with protein MAKELLYQKFNHIFDNNLIDEIEKIGTICTFTKDDIIIDINQPLLYIPLLLSGSIKILREDNEGNELLIYFLEAGETCTMSLTCCMGTSKSKIRAVAEKDSSLIMIPVQKMQEWFHNNESWRNFILESYQIRFDEMLEAIDNLAFMKMDERLYKYLINKVKLHTSKIIIAKHQDIAEDLHTSRVVISRLLKQFENENKIKLSRNKIEVL; from the coding sequence ATGGCAAAGGAATTATTATATCAAAAATTCAATCATATTTTCGATAATAACTTAATAGATGAGATCGAAAAAATTGGTACTATATGTACGTTTACAAAAGATGATATTATCATTGATATCAATCAACCATTGTTGTATATACCACTTTTGTTAAGCGGAAGCATTAAAATACTTCGAGAAGATAACGAGGGTAATGAATTACTCATTTATTTTTTAGAAGCAGGAGAAACCTGCACCATGTCACTAACCTGCTGTATGGGAACTTCAAAAAGTAAAATTAGAGCCGTCGCCGAAAAGGATTCCAGCCTCATCATGATACCTGTTCAAAAAATGCAAGAATGGTTTCATAATAACGAAAGTTGGCGGAATTTTATATTAGAAAGTTACCAAATACGTTTTGATGAAATGCTAGAAGCTATAGATAACCTTGCTTTCATGAAAATGGATGAACGCCTTTACAAATACTTAATCAATAAAGTTAAACTTCACACATCTAAAATTATTATTGCAAAACATCAGGATATCGCGGAGGATTTACATACATCTCGTGTTGTTATATCCAGGCTTTTAAAGCAGTTTGAAAACGAAAATAAAATAAAACTCAGCAGAAATAAAATTGAAGTTTTATAA
- a CDS encoding ABC transporter permease, with protein MINYLLNKISYALLTLFGVVTVIFLLFNVLPGDPAQMMLGQNEDSEQLAIVKQKYGFDKSISTQYFYYINDLLPVSFHSKKQSDYTFLKAEKYSAIRLFSIGNTITVLKFPYLRESFTKQGKKVSHVLAETLPNTFVLAVTAIIIAMILGILLGIVSALYKDRWLDKAIQIFSTFGMSIPSFFSAILFAWFFGYILHEYTDLEMTGSLYELDDFGETMHIKWKNLILPAIVLGIRPLAVVIQLMRNSLLEVFNQDYIRTARAKGLSEFQIIKKHAVKNALNPVVTAISGWFASMLAGAVFVEYIFGWNGLGKEIVNALNTLDLPVIMGSVLVIATMFVMINIFVDLVYVWLDPKVKLE; from the coding sequence CTGATAAACTATTTACTAAATAAAATCTCATACGCTTTACTCACATTATTTGGGGTAGTTACTGTTATTTTTCTTTTATTTAATGTGCTTCCCGGAGACCCTGCACAAATGATGCTGGGGCAAAATGAAGATAGTGAACAGCTAGCCATAGTAAAGCAAAAATATGGATTCGATAAGTCTATAAGCACACAGTATTTCTATTATATAAATGATTTGTTACCTGTCTCATTTCACTCAAAAAAACAAAGTGATTACACATTCCTAAAAGCGGAAAAGTATAGTGCAATCAGATTATTCTCAATAGGAAACACGATCACAGTTTTAAAGTTTCCATATTTACGAGAATCTTTTACAAAACAAGGTAAAAAAGTAAGTCATGTCCTCGCTGAAACACTACCTAACACTTTTGTTTTAGCAGTAACAGCTATTATAATAGCTATGATTTTAGGTATTTTATTAGGAATCGTTTCGGCACTTTATAAAGATAGATGGTTGGATAAAGCGATTCAGATTTTTAGCACCTTTGGCATGAGTATTCCATCTTTTTTTAGTGCTATTTTATTTGCCTGGTTTTTTGGATATATACTGCACGAGTATACGGATTTGGAAATGACAGGGAGTTTATACGAGCTAGATGATTTTGGTGAAACCATGCATATTAAATGGAAAAATCTAATACTTCCAGCTATTGTATTGGGTATTCGTCCGCTGGCTGTGGTCATTCAACTCATGCGAAATTCGTTATTAGAAGTTTTTAATCAAGATTATATTCGCACAGCAAGAGCGAAGGGATTAAGTGAATTTCAAATCATAAAAAAACATGCTGTGAAGAATGCTTTAAACCCTGTGGTTACAGCAATATCTGGTTGGTTTGCTTCTATGTTGGCGGGAGCCGTTTTTGTAGAGTATATTTTTGGTTGGAACGGATTAGGAAAAGAGATCGTGAATGCTTTGAATACATTAGATTTACCCGTTATTATGGGATCAGTTTTAGTGATAGCTACAATGTTTGTAATGATCAATATTTTTGTCGACTTAGTATATGTTTGGTTAGATCCAAAAGTAAAATTAGAATGA
- a CDS encoding TlpA family protein disulfide reductase, with protein sequence MNKIKYLIILLIGLSSCSKAPKQFSEKALNDTFTTLEGTSITFNEILEANKGKTIVIDIWASWCSDCIKGMPKVKHLQNEFEEVSYVFLSLDRGEDAWKRGIKKYDVIGDHYYMQNGKDCPFADFVNISWIPRYMVVNKAGEIVVFDVIEADDDKLIEALKK encoded by the coding sequence ATGAATAAAATAAAATATTTAATCATCCTGTTAATTGGTCTTTCAAGTTGTAGTAAAGCGCCCAAGCAATTTTCAGAGAAGGCATTAAATGATACATTTACAACTCTAGAAGGAACTTCGATAACCTTTAATGAGATATTAGAAGCAAATAAAGGAAAGACAATCGTTATAGATATTTGGGCTTCATGGTGCAGCGATTGTATAAAAGGTATGCCAAAAGTAAAGCATTTACAAAATGAGTTTGAAGAGGTCTCTTATGTGTTTTTATCTTTAGACAGAGGAGAAGACGCTTGGAAACGGGGTATAAAGAAGTACGATGTTATAGGTGATCATTATTATATGCAAAACGGAAAGGATTGTCCTTTTGCAGATTTTGTAAATATTAGCTGGATTCCTAGATATATGGTAGTAAATAAAGCTGGCGAAATCGTTGTATTTGATGTTATTGAAGCTGATGACGATAAGTTAATAGAAGCATTGAAAAAATAA
- a CDS encoding heavy-metal-associated domain-containing protein → MKTTLKIQNLKCGGCANTITSKLSDIENISDVTINNEKHTVSFSYENDKTLLDAKQLLHKIGYPIIGEKNVLATKAKSFISCAIGRMNG, encoded by the coding sequence ATGAAAACAACTTTAAAAATACAAAATCTTAAATGCGGCGGTTGTGCCAACACAATTACAAGTAAGTTATCTGATATAGAAAACATTAGTGATGTAACAATTAACAACGAAAAGCATACCGTTTCTTTTTCTTATGAAAACGATAAAACGCTTTTAGATGCTAAACAATTATTACATAAAATTGGCTACCCCATTATTGGAGAAAAAAATGTGTTAGCTACAAAAGCCAAATCTTTTATTAGTTGTGCCATTGGTAGAATGAATGGCTAA
- the tpiA gene encoding triose-phosphate isomerase → MRKNIVAGNWKMNNDLTQTETLLDDLKTKTKTSNAEVMVAPTFTNLYQANKALESSGIEVVAQNMHFAEKGAYTGEISASMLKSIDVETVILGHSERREYFNETDEMLAKKVDAALANNLRVIFCFGEVLDDRKSGNHENVVGSQIKNALFHLEASAFENIVLAYEPVWAIGTGETASPEQAQDMHAFIRKTLNDKYGNEVADAVSILYGGSVKPGNAQEIFSKPDVDGGLIGGAALNADDFFAIVNAF, encoded by the coding sequence ATGAGAAAAAATATTGTTGCAGGAAACTGGAAGATGAATAACGATTTAACGCAAACAGAAACATTGTTAGACGATTTAAAGACAAAAACTAAAACATCTAATGCAGAGGTTATGGTTGCGCCAACGTTTACCAACTTATATCAAGCGAATAAAGCATTAGAATCTTCAGGAATCGAAGTTGTGGCTCAGAATATGCACTTTGCAGAAAAGGGTGCTTACACAGGTGAAATAAGTGCAAGTATGCTTAAAAGTATAGATGTAGAAACGGTTATTTTAGGGCATAGCGAACGTCGCGAGTATTTTAATGAAACAGATGAGATGTTGGCTAAAAAAGTGGACGCCGCTTTGGCAAATAATTTACGTGTTATTTTCTGTTTTGGAGAAGTATTGGATGATAGAAAGTCGGGTAATCACGAAAATGTAGTTGGAAGCCAAATTAAAAATGCCTTATTTCATTTAGAAGCTTCAGCTTTTGAAAATATTGTATTGGCTTACGAGCCGGTTTGGGCAATTGGTACAGGTGAAACTGCTAGTCCCGAGCAAGCACAAGACATGCATGCATTTATAAGAAAAACACTTAATGATAAATACGGTAACGAGGTAGCAGATGCTGTTTCTATTCTTTACGGTGGTAGTGTGAAGCCTGGTAATGCACAAGAAATTTTTTCAAAACCAGACGTGGATGGAGGTTTAATTGGAGGAGCAGCACTTAATGCTGACGACTTTTTTGCCATTGTAAATGCGTTTTAA
- a CDS encoding M57 family metalloprotease, whose translation MKTKTIEKFKIFLVVILSFTFLFQSCQKEDVTSEDASQIEPETVNDQEVSTDKIKITKAMLKKLSDFYLNTDGIKAVDFLLPDGSTKPMVQVEEDIMLTEEQIMGMSMGNGLTDRNYHTHNLVSQGKNISIIGYTGGGGYGLTQKEKTALQWAVNNFNQLNGVSISFTLTFGTAYQNKDMVVYNNPTQNGSGGSAGFPSNGLPHKYVQIYGLNNFNTNVIEHVITHEIGHSVGFRHTDWQTRQSCGQNVNEGVGSIGANAIPGTSAGYNPNSIMVACFNTSVNGEFDNDDIIGLQYMY comes from the coding sequence ATGAAAACAAAAACCATTGAAAAATTTAAAATATTTTTAGTAGTAATTTTATCATTCACATTTTTATTTCAATCTTGCCAAAAAGAAGATGTCACTTCCGAAGATGCTTCCCAAATAGAACCAGAGACGGTAAACGATCAAGAAGTCTCGACAGATAAAATAAAAATAACAAAAGCCATGTTAAAAAAATTATCTGATTTTTACTTGAATACAGATGGTATTAAGGCTGTCGATTTTTTATTACCAGATGGTTCAACTAAACCTATGGTTCAAGTAGAGGAAGATATTATGTTAACTGAAGAACAGATTATGGGAATGTCTATGGGGAACGGCCTTACAGACCGGAACTATCATACACATAATTTGGTGTCTCAGGGAAAAAATATATCTATTATTGGTTACACTGGGGGTGGTGGATATGGCTTGACGCAAAAAGAAAAAACTGCATTACAATGGGCAGTAAATAATTTTAACCAATTAAATGGTGTTTCAATTTCTTTTACGTTAACTTTTGGCACGGCCTATCAAAATAAAGATATGGTTGTTTACAATAACCCAACACAAAATGGGTCAGGTGGCTCTGCAGGGTTTCCATCAAATGGATTACCACATAAGTATGTACAGATATATGGATTAAATAATTTTAACACAAATGTTATAGAGCATGTAATTACGCATGAAATTGGACATTCGGTTGGATTTAGACATACGGATTGGCAAACAAGACAAAGCTGTGGTCAAAATGTAAATGAAGGCGTTGGATCGATAGGTGCAAATGCAATCCCAGGAACATCTGCAGGTTATAACCCAAATTCAATTATGGTAGCATGTTTTAATACTTCAGTAAATGGAGAATTTGATAATGATGATATTATTGGATTACAATATATGTACTAA
- a CDS encoding MBL fold metallo-hydrolase: MKIEQIYTGCLAQGAYYIESNGEVAIIDPLRETQQYVDKAKKENAEIKYIFETHFHADFVSGHVDLAKKTGATIVFGPGAETDYEAHIASDNETFEIGNITIKVLHTPGHTLESSTFLLIDEKGNNHAIFSGDTLFLGDVGRPDLAIKSDLTKEDLAGMLYESLRNKIMPLADSIIVYPAHGAGSACGKNLSKETVGLLGDQKKTNYALRADMTKEEFVEEVLDGIAPPPQYFAKNAMMNKSGYDNFETVLQKGDTELSPEAFEAIANQEDALVLDVRTEKEFVKEHIPNSIFIGINGGFAPWVGALITDLKQPILLVVPEGKEKETVTRLSRVGYDNTLGYLKGGINAWKDAGKDIETIESISVDEFSNRFKSGLINTLDVRKDGEYKSAHLDSDSVQHFALDYINDNMNAIDKTKTYHLHCAGGYRSVIAASILKARGFNVIDVAGGFAAIKNTDLPTTAFVCPSTL; this comes from the coding sequence ATGAAAATAGAACAAATTTATACAGGATGTTTAGCTCAAGGAGCTTATTATATAGAATCTAATGGCGAAGTTGCCATTATTGATCCATTGCGTGAAACTCAGCAATATGTTGATAAAGCAAAAAAAGAAAATGCTGAAATCAAGTATATTTTTGAAACCCATTTTCATGCCGATTTTGTTTCCGGACATGTTGATTTAGCAAAAAAAACCGGAGCTACCATTGTTTTTGGTCCTGGAGCCGAAACTGACTATGAGGCACATATAGCATCGGATAATGAAACATTTGAAATTGGTAATATAACCATTAAAGTATTACACACACCTGGCCATACTTTAGAATCTTCAACATTTCTTTTAATTGATGAAAAAGGAAATAATCATGCTATTTTTAGTGGAGACACCTTGTTTTTAGGTGATGTAGGACGTCCGGACTTAGCAATAAAATCTGATTTAACAAAAGAAGATTTAGCTGGGATGTTATATGAGTCCTTACGAAATAAAATCATGCCATTAGCGGATAGCATTATTGTATATCCTGCACACGGTGCTGGTTCTGCTTGTGGAAAAAATTTAAGTAAAGAAACCGTAGGACTTTTAGGAGATCAGAAAAAAACAAATTATGCTTTAAGAGCTGATATGACAAAAGAAGAGTTTGTTGAAGAAGTTTTAGACGGCATTGCTCCTCCTCCACAATATTTCGCTAAAAATGCGATGATGAATAAATCTGGTTACGATAATTTTGAGACTGTTCTACAAAAAGGAGATACTGAACTTAGCCCAGAAGCGTTTGAGGCTATTGCAAACCAAGAAGATGCCTTAGTGCTTGATGTTAGAACTGAAAAAGAATTCGTAAAAGAGCATATCCCTAACTCCATTTTTATTGGAATTAATGGTGGATTTGCACCATGGGTTGGTGCTTTAATTACCGATTTAAAACAACCTATTTTGCTTGTTGTACCAGAAGGGAAAGAAAAAGAGACTGTCACTCGATTATCTCGTGTTGGTTATGATAACACTTTAGGTTACCTAAAAGGTGGCATTAACGCCTGGAAAGATGCTGGTAAAGACATTGAAACTATTGAGTCTATATCTGTCGATGAATTTTCCAATCGCTTTAAAAGTGGTTTAATTAACACACTTGATGTTAGAAAAGATGGCGAATATAAATCGGCGCATCTCGATAGTGATTCTGTTCAACATTTTGCTTTAGACTATATTAACGATAATATGAATGCCATAGATAAAACCAAAACCTATCATCTACATTGCGCAGGTGGATATCGTTCAGTTATTGCGGCATCTATTTTAAAAGCCAGAGGTTTTAACGTTATAGACGTTGCTGGTGGTTTTGCTGCTATTAAAAATACAGACTTGCCAACAACTGCTTTCGTTTGCCCGTCAACCTTATGA
- a CDS encoding BT_3928 family protein, which translates to MKILVNISRVFVGVLFIISGLIKLNDPLGFSYKLEEYFSVDVLNIAFLEPYALMIAVLVVVFEVVLGVFLLIGYKPKFTIWSLLAMIVFFTFLTFYSAYFDKVKDCGCFGDVLKLTPWESFTKDLILLFFILILFFGIQHIKPLFNKLMTTVLALLGFIFSFWFGYYVLEHLPAKDFRAYKVGANIQEGMSVPEDAAKPIVEYSWKFDVNGEEKIVVTNGSYPSVEGDFVSVDTQVIQEGYQPPINDFSIESETEDLTQVFLAEENLIVIVSYSLEKIEQEGAKKLKALSEEAIKKGYKVIGLTASGEGAKQQIKEAYNIDFEFYLCDEKALKTVVRSNPGIIELDAGTVKQKVHWNDINDLELPKVERKQEPKVVEDIIAYFINGESSTKEAVEALEEEKVESINVVKDSLKLRELNTQNNIIYTGIIEVTLKSNNQ; encoded by the coding sequence ATGAAGATTTTAGTAAACATATCAAGAGTATTTGTTGGTGTTTTATTTATTATTTCTGGATTGATAAAACTAAACGATCCTTTAGGGTTTTCATATAAATTAGAGGAGTATTTTAGTGTTGATGTTTTAAATATCGCATTTTTAGAACCGTATGCATTAATGATTGCAGTTCTGGTAGTTGTTTTTGAAGTTGTTTTAGGTGTGTTTTTACTTATTGGATATAAACCGAAATTTACCATTTGGAGTTTGTTAGCAATGATTGTGTTTTTTACTTTTTTAACATTCTATTCGGCATATTTCGATAAAGTAAAAGACTGTGGCTGTTTTGGTGATGTTTTAAAGTTAACACCATGGGAAAGCTTTACGAAAGACTTAATTTTACTGTTTTTTATATTGATTTTGTTTTTTGGAATACAGCATATTAAACCTTTATTTAATAAGCTAATGACAACAGTTCTTGCCTTATTAGGTTTTATTTTTAGTTTTTGGTTTGGTTATTATGTATTAGAGCATTTGCCTGCTAAAGATTTCAGAGCATATAAAGTTGGAGCAAATATTCAAGAGGGTATGAGTGTTCCCGAAGATGCTGCAAAACCTATTGTAGAGTATAGTTGGAAGTTTGACGTCAATGGAGAAGAGAAAATAGTTGTTACGAATGGTTCTTACCCATCAGTTGAGGGTGATTTTGTGAGTGTTGATACTCAAGTAATTCAAGAAGGATATCAACCGCCTATCAATGATTTTTCAATAGAAAGTGAAACTGAAGATTTAACACAAGTATTTTTAGCAGAAGAAAATTTAATAGTTATAGTTTCTTATAGTTTAGAGAAAATAGAACAGGAAGGGGCTAAAAAATTGAAAGCTTTATCGGAAGAAGCAATTAAAAAAGGGTATAAAGTAATTGGTTTAACAGCTTCTGGAGAAGGTGCAAAACAACAAATTAAAGAGGCCTATAATATTGATTTTGAATTTTATTTGTGTGATGAAAAAGCCCTGAAAACGGTGGTGCGTTCTAACCCAGGAATTATAGAATTAGATGCAGGTACGGTTAAGCAAAAAGTACATTGGAATGATATTAATGATTTAGAGTTGCCGAAAGTTGAAAGAAAACAGGAGCCAAAAGTAGTTGAAGATATTATTGCTTATTTTATTAACGGAGAATCATCAACAAAAGAAGCTGTAGAGGCTTTAGAAGAGGAGAAGGTTGAAAGTATCAATGTTGTGAAAGATTCTTTAAAACTAAGAGAGTTAAATACTCAAAATAATATCATTTATACCGGCATTATTGAAGTAACATTGAAATCCAACAACCAATAA
- a CDS encoding sulfite exporter TauE/SafE family protein — protein MDSTQLLGYIGALIVGLVLGLIGGGGSILTVPLLVYLLGYNPVIATAYSLFVVGASSMVGTYQKYKKGFVDFKTGLAFSFPSFVAVYLSRRYLVPGIPDTLFSFGDYSLTKEMGIMIFFAIIMLLASFSMIKKEKNNNIISKSQPYYKTFIQGLTIGTITGLIGAGGGFLYVPALVVWANIPMKKAVGTSLVIVTINSLIGFIGDVQTLEIEWIFLLSFTLISIIGIILGVFISKFISGKKLKKGFGFFVLIMAVYIIYKELK, from the coding sequence ATGGACTCCACACAATTATTAGGATATATTGGTGCATTAATAGTAGGATTAGTTTTGGGGCTAATTGGAGGTGGAGGTTCCATACTCACCGTACCTTTATTAGTATACCTTCTAGGTTATAACCCAGTTATTGCAACAGCGTATTCTCTTTTTGTAGTAGGGGCTTCCTCTATGGTAGGTACTTATCAAAAATACAAAAAAGGCTTTGTCGATTTTAAAACAGGGCTGGCCTTTTCGTTCCCATCCTTTGTTGCTGTTTATTTATCCAGACGTTATTTAGTTCCCGGTATTCCCGATACGCTTTTTAGTTTTGGTGATTACTCCCTTACCAAAGAAATGGGCATCATGATATTTTTTGCTATTATTATGCTATTAGCTTCATTTTCTATGATAAAAAAGGAAAAGAACAACAATATCATTTCAAAATCTCAACCCTATTACAAAACATTTATTCAAGGTTTAACTATTGGAACTATAACAGGGCTTATTGGTGCTGGTGGTGGATTTTTATATGTACCTGCCCTTGTAGTTTGGGCTAATATTCCAATGAAAAAAGCAGTGGGCACCTCTTTGGTTATTGTAACAATCAACTCTCTAATTGGTTTTATAGGAGATGTTCAAACTTTAGAAATTGAATGGATATTTCTTCTTTCTTTTACTCTAATTTCAATAATAGGAATCATTTTAGGTGTATTTATATCAAAATTTATAAGTGGAAAGAAACTAAAAAAAGGCTTTGGTTTCTTTGTTTTAATAATGGCTGTTTATATTATTTATAAAGAACTTAAGTAG
- the prmA gene encoding 50S ribosomal protein L11 methyltransferase yields MSNIIYIGYEFKVNPMQPGIEILIAELGYSGFESFVETESGVTAYIQKEDWNESILEDVQILNSDEFEISFTFNEIEQTNWNQEWEKNFNPIIVDDMCSVRAPFHEKPDTKYDIIIEPKMSFGTGHHETTHMMIQHILKNSVANKSVLDMGCGTGVLAILAEMKGAKPIDAVDYDNWCYLNSIENVARNNCNHITVIEGDASVLKDKKYDIIIANINRNILLQDMEVYTSCLNKKGTLFLSGFYNDDIPVIKAACNTNDLELQFQLERNNWVALEFKKKMVT; encoded by the coding sequence ATGTCAAACATTATTTATATAGGCTACGAATTTAAAGTAAATCCCATGCAACCAGGGATAGAAATACTTATTGCGGAATTGGGCTATTCTGGTTTTGAAAGTTTTGTTGAAACCGAAAGCGGTGTTACAGCATATATTCAAAAAGAAGACTGGAACGAATCTATACTTGAAGATGTTCAAATTTTAAATTCAGATGAATTTGAAATCAGTTTTACCTTTAATGAGATTGAACAAACCAATTGGAATCAAGAATGGGAAAAGAATTTTAATCCTATTATCGTTGATGATATGTGTTCTGTTCGTGCACCATTTCATGAAAAACCAGATACAAAGTATGATATTATTATTGAGCCAAAAATGAGCTTTGGTACTGGGCATCATGAAACGACTCATATGATGATTCAGCATATTTTAAAAAATAGTGTTGCAAACAAATCTGTTTTAGATATGGGATGTGGTACAGGAGTATTAGCTATTTTGGCAGAAATGAAGGGAGCAAAACCTATTGATGCTGTAGATTACGATAATTGGTGTTATTTGAATAGTATTGAAAATGTTGCCCGTAATAATTGTAATCACATCACCGTTATAGAAGGAGATGCGTCGGTTTTAAAAGACAAAAAGTATGATATTATTATAGCCAATATTAACCGTAATATTTTATTGCAAGATATGGAGGTTTACACATCTTGCTTAAACAAAAAAGGGACTTTATTTTTAAGCGGTTTTTACAATGATGATATTCCAGTTATAAAAGCGGCATGTAATACAAACGACCTTGAACTTCAATTCCAATTAGAAAGAAATAATTGGGTGGCTTTAGAGTTTAAGAAAAAGATGGTTACTTAG
- a CDS encoding ATP-dependent Clp protease adaptor ClpS, with product MSPKEKTSEELLLEEEVSTQNEIVLFNDDVNTFDHVIETLIYACDHTAEQAEQCSLIVHYKGKCTVKTGLYDDLKPRCSMLLEAGLSAEIV from the coding sequence ATGAGTCCTAAAGAAAAAACATCAGAAGAATTACTACTTGAAGAAGAAGTATCAACTCAAAATGAAATTGTTTTGTTTAATGACGATGTTAATACGTTCGATCATGTTATAGAGACTCTCATCTATGCTTGTGATCATACTGCAGAACAAGCTGAGCAATGCTCGCTTATAGTTCATTATAAAGGAAAATGTACGGTTAAAACGGGTTTGTATGATGACCTAAAACCACGTTGTTCCATGCTTCTTGAAGCAGGATTAAGCGCAGAAATCGTTTAA